The DNA window GGTGGATCTTCATGCAAATGGCAGTACTGGATACTGCTCGACCTACACTGGGCATTGGTCAATGGTGGATCCTCCTGCCCATAAGGATATTGAAGGTTCAACGACCTCCCTTTGGAACAAGAGTTAGGCTGCTCCTTAGCGAGACGTTGAGGAAAGTTGGTAGGTGAAGGACATGGACAGTTAGCTTGTGCCTGGTCCTCATGTAAAATGCTGTATTGGGTAGATTGTGATCTGCATAGTGCTTTGGGTTTCCCCTGGTCTTCCTGAAGATAACACTGAGTGGTCAATGATGTATCAGTACTCAATTGCTTGTCTGATCCTCGGACTAGATGGTTTTGCTCATCCTCAGCTTCAGCAGGGTGTGTTGAAGAGCTCAATACTTCGTGCATTAGCCCAATCAGTTTATTACAGTTTTTGTTCACAGCTGCGGGTCGTTGCATGAAGAGAACGCGAGGGATGCTGTCCAGGAAGAACTTCCGTACCCAGgctggcatggtgtgtgtgtggggggagcgaTGGTGAACATTCAGCACAAAGACTGTGATAACAATGGACAGAGTAACGAATATCATAGTGAAGAGAAGATATTCCCCAATTAGGGGAATGACCAGAGATGTGGAGGGAATGATTTCTGTTATAAGGAGGAGGAAGACAGTCAGTGAAAGCAACACAGAGATACAAAGTGTGATCTTTTCACCACAATCTGAGGGGAGGTAAAAAACTAACACCGTTAAACATGATATAAGCAAACAGGGAATGATAAGGTTAATAGTGTAGAACAGAGGAAGTCGTCTTATCAGGAAGGAATAGGTAATATCCGAGTAGACTTCTGTACAACATTCATACTTCTTGATGTTGTAATTCCCAACTGCGCTGATAATGACCCATTCTCCACTTTCCCAGTAGTCCTGCTGGTCAACATGTTTGTGCATGCTCACCAGGTCAATCTTagctttgtcaaatgtccatgatcCAAATTTCATGGTACAGTTCTGTTGGTCAAAAGGAAAGAAGGTCACATCAATACTACAGGAACTCTTGTAGATGGCCGGAGGTGTCCATTTGATCCTGCCGCTGTAGAACAGGTGAGCCTTGGTCAGGTGAGTGATGGCAAAGTCTCCATCAGCACTGCAAGGAGAGAAAACCGGGCACTATCATCAGAAGCTGAATCCAGCAAACAACAGCCTCCATAAAAACAAATTGCAATTATATAGTACATtatacatagcaaaacatcccaaggcatttcacaggagtgttgcaAAACTAAATTTGCCACTgagtcacatcaggagatattgagacaagtgaccaaaagcttggtcaaaggggtaggcttTAAGAAGTGTGTTAAAGAATGAGAGACAGGtgaagaggcagagaagtttagggagggaattccagagcttagagcccaggcagctgacggcacagccaccaatgatggagtgattaaagtcagggatgcgcaagaggttaGAATTGGAGGCGCACAGAGatatcagagggttgtagaatCTTAAATTTATACAGAACCTTTCCTGTAATTAACCAGCCTAAGGTGCTTCACAAAGTGAGCTGCAGGTGAAAATTATCCTCGTCAAAGAGCTACACGGATTACATAGAATATtggccatttggtccaaccagtccaagttggtgtttatcctccatttGAGCAGCGTCCCAATCCCAAGTGCCTGTTCTGATCCCATATTCCTCTTTTCAGAAACATAGTTGcattaggaacagaaggaggccattctgctccttgagcctgtcctgccattcaattagcTTATGGCTGGTCTGCACGTCAATCCCATTTACCTGCCTTTAGTCCATATCCCTCGATACCTTTAACTGGCAAAAATATAGCTCTGTCTTGAAAActccaacatccacagccttttggcaggagggagttccagatttccaacaaCCTTCGTGTGAaatagtgcttcctgatttcactcctaaataacCTGGCTCTAATATTAAGACCTAGTCCCCTTGGTCTCGATtcctccagtggaaatagtttctccataaCTGCCCTGTTGGATATTTTTAACAGCTTAAACATCTTGATTagatccccccccccctcaatctcctataatcaaaggaatacaagccaagtttatgcacctgtcctcataatttaagcctCTAAGCCCTGCTATCATTCTGGTGAACTAAGATTGTTCTTTCTTTCTGTAAAATTGTGTTTTTAGTGTTTCTTCTTATAGTTTaggaattagaatcatagaattacgtgtcacaaaaggaggtcattcagcccatcatacctgtgttgGATCTctaaaagaactatccaattagacccactccccactgcactttccccatagccctgcacatttttccttttcaaatatttatccaattcccttttgaaagttatcattgaatctatttccaccaccctttcaggccacACCTTCTAGATCATAACTCGCTGAGTAGAAGAATTGATTAATAAATGATATTTGAGCAGATTTATTTCTGTAATGTTAATCTTTGTTTTCAAGTCAGCAGGCATGCTGAAAACCAGTCAGTCCAGGGAGATGGCAAGTTCCCTGAGTCGAGTGACAGGAAAGGTTTAAAGGTTTTGTGGCAATTTAAGAAATCATCAGGCCATTCAGAGGCTTCATAATGAGATGAATATTTGAATGTGTGAATTGTAGCCAGATACCCAGATACATAGAGTTACATAGAAtggacagcacagaaagaggtcacaacaaaaacaagaaatgctggattcactcagcaggtctggcagcatctgtggaaagagaagcagaggtcaTTTGGCCTAACTGGTTCATGCCAGTTtctatgctccacacgagtctcctcccaccccttttcatccctgtcatatccttctattcctttctccttcatgtgtctaTCTAGCTTTCCGTTAAACATatctatattattcacctcaaccactccctgttgtaccgagttccacattctcaccactctctgggtaaagacgttcctcctgaattcctctattggatttattggtgactgtcttatatttataaaCTTTAATTGTGGTCTCCCTTATAAGtcaaaacatcttctctacgtcttccCTATCAAACCCATTCATATATTCTTAAAGATCTTGATCAGGTCACCCTTAACGTTCTCTTTTCCGGAGAAGAGAGTCCCAGTCTGGTCAAtcattcctgataggtataacctctcaaatCTGAtaccatctttgtaaatcttttttgcaccttatcCTGTGCCTCTTACATCTTTTTTTTATGATGGGGGGTGCCTGGAAATGTGCACAGTACTCCCAGTATGGTCTAACTAAGGTTTGATATAACTttaacatgacttccctgcttttcagttctatccctctagaTATGAACCCCAGTGCCTTGTTTGCTTTATGTTATGATCTTATTAACCTGCGTTGCTATTTTTAGTGCTTTATGCAGCAGGATGTTTCACAGCAAACAACACAATTAAATCCACTTGCTGTGACCCACTTGTTGTATAGGACAATGTCAGGCCTCCAGAGGAGTTCTGATGGGACTCTGATTGATGTCACATTCCCGTAGTCCAAGGGATTCCAGCGGAGTTTAAAATCATGCCATTCCTGAAAATCAAGAGAGGAAAAAAAAGGACAAGTAGAGAGAAGAGGCATTTTGAAGAAACTAGTGAATGAAAAAAATAATCGAAGGACTTATTTGACCAACACTCTAACAGACCTGTTTGATCCAGACATTAGTGGTCATCATTTGATTCTTTTCATCCTGTGTGGAGAGGAAGATATGTTACATTTAA is part of the Heterodontus francisci isolate sHetFra1 chromosome 16, sHetFra1.hap1, whole genome shotgun sequence genome and encodes:
- the LOC137378535 gene encoding neuronal acetylcholine receptor subunit alpha-4-like isoform X1, with amino-acid sequence MKPSLWGDSALLLLILLELSPVCCKVESRVQAEERLLKTLFTSYNKLSRPVLNSSDVVLVHFGLSIAQLVDVDEKNQMMTTNVWIKQEWHDFKLRWNPLDYGNVTSIRVPSELLWRPDIVLYNNADGDFAITHLTKAHLFYSGRIKWTPPAIYKSSCSIDVTFFPFDQQNCTMKFGSWTFDKAKIDLVSMHKHVDQQDYWESGEWVIISAVGNYNIKKYECCTEVYSDITYSFLIRRLPLFYTINLIIPCLLISCLTVLVFYLPSDCGEKITLCISVLLSLTVFLLLITEIIPSTSLVIPLIGEYLLFTMIFVTLSIVITVFVLNVHHRSPHTHTMPAWVRKFFLDSIPRVLFMQRPAAVNKNCNKLIGLMHEVLSSSTHPAEAEDEQNHLVRGSDKQLSTDTSLTTQCYLQEDQGKPKALCRSQSTQYSILHEDQAQANCPCPSPTNFPQRLAKEQPNSCSKGRSLNLQYPYGQEDPPLTNAQCRSSSIQYCHLHEDPPHSNGHSQSTVTQQCHVNGDSNQSTSFSSKVKRGNKVKRAALGTKQDSKVASPRQQQKVSLTPAMKLAMEGVHYIADHLRAEDADFLVKEDWKYVAMVIDRIFLWIFIIICLLGTLGLFLPPWLAGML
- the LOC137378535 gene encoding neuronal acetylcholine receptor subunit alpha-4-like isoform X2 codes for the protein MMTTNVWIKQEWHDFKLRWNPLDYGNVTSIRVPSELLWRPDIVLYNNADGDFAITHLTKAHLFYSGRIKWTPPAIYKSSCSIDVTFFPFDQQNCTMKFGSWTFDKAKIDLVSMHKHVDQQDYWESGEWVIISAVGNYNIKKYECCTEVYSDITYSFLIRRLPLFYTINLIIPCLLISCLTVLVFYLPSDCGEKITLCISVLLSLTVFLLLITEIIPSTSLVIPLIGEYLLFTMIFVTLSIVITVFVLNVHHRSPHTHTMPAWVRKFFLDSIPRVLFMQRPAAVNKNCNKLIGLMHEVLSSSTHPAEAEDEQNHLKVSLTPAMKLAMEGVHYIADHLRAEDADFLVKEDWKYVAMVIDRIFLWIFIIICLLGTLGLFLPPWLAGML